One Loxodonta africana isolate mLoxAfr1 chromosome 4, mLoxAfr1.hap2, whole genome shotgun sequence genomic region harbors:
- the LOC100662634 gene encoding olfactory receptor 2AP1-like: MKNKTMVMEFILLGLTDVPELQVALFAFLLIAYLLSIIGNLTILILTLLDLHLQTPMYFFLWNFFLEIFFTNNIVPRVLISITTGNKSISFSGCFTQYFFVIFLGATEFYLLAAMSYDRYVAICKPLHYMTTMNSRVCTQLVVCSWLAGLMIIIPPITLMSQQDFCASNRLNHYFCDFEPLRELSCSDTSLLEKVVFLVASVTLVLTLVLVTLSYAFIIRTILKLPSAQQRTKAFSTCSSHMIVISLSNGSCFFIYVKPSTKEGDIFNKRVALLITSVAPLLNPFIYTLRNQQIKQAFKDAIKKLMNL, translated from the coding sequence atgaaaaataaaactatgGTAATGGAGTTCATCCTGCTGGGACTAACAGATGTCCCTGAACTCCAGGTAGCACTTTTCGCCTTTCTGCTCATCGCCTATTTGCTCAGCATCATTGGAAACCTGACTATCCTCATCCTCACATTGCTGGATCTCCACCTTCAGACCCCCATGTATTTCTTTCTCTGGAACTTCTTCTTAGAAATTTTCTTCACGAACAACATCGTTCCCAGGGTCTTGATCAGCATCACAACAGGGAATAAGAGTATTAGCTTTTCTGGCTGTTTCACTCAGTATTTCTTTGTCATCTTCCTTGGGGCAACGGAATTTTATCTTCTGGCCGCCATGTCCTATGATCGCTACgtggccatctgcaaacccctgcattacaTGACCACTATGAACAGCAGAGTCTGCACCCAGCTGGTTGTCTGCTCTTGGCTGGCTGGGTTAATGATTATTATACCACCTAtcaccctaatgagtcagcaGGACTTTTGTGCATCCAACAGGCTGAATCATTATTTCTGTGACTTTGAGCCCCTTCGGGAACTCTCCTGTTCAGACACGAGCCTTTTAGAGAAGGTTGTCTTTCTTGTGGCATCTGTGACCCTGGTGCTCACTCTGGTGCTAGTGACTCTCTCCTATGCATTcatcatcaggactattctgaagCTCCCCTCTGCCCAGCAAAGAACAAAAGccttttccacttgttcttcccacatgattgtCATCTCCCTCTCTAATGGAAGCTGCTTTTTCATTTATGTTAAGCCCTCAACAAAAGAAGGGGACATATTCAACAAGAGAGTAGCTCTACTGATTACCTCAGTTGCCCCTTTATTGAACCCCTTTATTTACACCCTAAGGAACCAGCAGATAAAACAAGCCTTCAAGGATGCCATCAAAAAGCTTATGAACCTTTAA